DNA sequence from the Uloborus diversus isolate 005 chromosome 1, Udiv.v.3.1, whole genome shotgun sequence genome:
atttactcatttttactcGGACTGAGAAAAATTTAAGAATCGATCTGAATTTTCCGTCGATTTGCTTTTCCGAAGAAGCACAAAGGTTGAGAATCTCTGGTCAACATTGCAAGCATTCTTTATTGGCTGTCGCCATCTATTGTATTTTATTTGAACTAAATACACATTCAATAATTTTCGAAAGATTTCCTCGCTTAACTAATGTatcaaaatgttcttaaaataaggtaacgtattaaaaaaaattatcagattttgtaaatatttttttaaatatcaaacatTTGGATGTGTGATCATAAGCTGACATAATTCTAACAAACTATATGATTTTTATATGATTATGCAGACTATTTCTACTGCTAAATTCACGAAAATATCATTAAAACTTGAAATAGCTCTGTGACGCTTacgtactttttttctttttttaaagaagatttttagTTGAGCAAAAGTGTGCTTGTTCAGTTGTAAAAAGTGCTTTGAGCAGAATCCAAAACTGTACACTTATTTACATCTCGTAAATTTCTGTATATACAAATTTAGTAATGCAGAATGAGAATATAAAATTCTTGCAATAAATAATGCTCTACCtttaaaaagaatttgtttttttttttaattcactgaGAAAGGATCCAAAATTCAAAGAGTacattaccattttttttttttttttttttttttttgtaattttttgtaacATAATGTTCATCTGATAAAAATTTAACAGATGAATTAATATAATTTGGAATACAATGCATTCATATAAATTAAAAGTGTCCCCAGTTCAAATGTTAATCACATAGCATAATATGTCAAAGAAAATAACACATTGAAATGTaggtacactttgaaaaaataacgcATACATTCAAGTAATAATTTGTCCATCTTTATtagcaagatttaaaaaatgaaccttTTAGCTATATGACAGAtgtagaaactttttaaaaaatttattactttaaaatatatatataaatttaatccAAGAATTTTAACACATgccttttaagaaaataaaatatgaagctAGTTTTAAATGATGTGATTCATTAGTCACTCTGGGAAACTTTGATCTGGAAACGTTTCGTTTAAGTGCGGGTCTAAAAGACTGACTTCCTTAAATGAACGGTGCGGTAGGATCTGCTAAAAAATGAACGGCCGTTCTTTTTATTGGAAACCGATCCGGAACATGATATTAAAGCTCACTAATAATAATACCTCTTGCCACACTTAACTCATTTGATTCATTTCAACGGTGAACGGTTCATAAAAGGGAGTTGGAAGTACACTTGTTTCAGATCATTCTTCtgttcattttagtttttaataaccCTTAAGCTATAACACataactaaatatatatatatatatatacatatatatatatatatatatatatatatatatatatatatatatattttttttttttttttttgcatgtaataACAAAGCAATCGGCATCTCTTGCTGTTCAGCTTTacgcgtgcaaaaaaaaaaaaaaaaaaaaaaaaatgattcatggATTTTATATTAGAGCTTGTTTAacattaatttaatatttctccTGTTTAATACCAAGCAAAATTAAAACGTGTAAGGTTTTTCCAATAGAGAAATTTCGGCTCAAAGTCACCCTGAACTTCTATtactcaaaaatatattttgattaaggTATTTAAGGCTTCTAACTTTGTCATTTaacattttgtaaacatttttctttaaaaaaataattagacaCATAACCTAACGACgttaatgatgaatttatttgaTTCTTACCTGAATACATACGTTATCTTGTACACATATACTGTCAAATCACGTCAAAATAGTCATGAGAGCTGTAATGTGAACAATAAAGGTAAAAAGTAGCAAAACGGAATTTGCTGGTCAAGAGAGCATTCTCTTTGCTTTGTTCGTTTTAGAATGAAAGTTGATTAAAAGACTTTTTTGCTAGTTGAATCTGGAGTAAATGCCCATTGTTTCTTTGCAGTTCGGGCAGCTATGGATGGTGTCCATAAACCACGGGCAAACAAGCGGTATCCAAAAGCAAGGAAAGCTGCAAGAATATAAGCAATTAACGATATGGTATTCTACTGAGtaattagataaaataaataaataaaaaatccctAAATttctcaaggtttttttttttttttttttttttttttttgagcaatcataaaTGTTTATAGTTctccatttgactgttttgaattcttatcattttattttttcaccagcaccctctgccagcaccaccgtcgcgtcaaccggcctcacgatgctgttcttCTCAcaaaaatcgtctccaggtttcgtccatatcttacacacacacgcatacacacacacacatagacacacacacacacacacacacacacacacacacaacactcatgcctccacacagacacaaacacatatgcctatatatacacacacacacacacgaacgcctacatacacacgcgcgcgcgtacacacacaagactgcatacacaacacggcacacacatgcatacatacacacacgcacccacacacatgcgcctacacaaacacacacgcgcattcatacacacacacgctcgtgattgagaaaaacataatttgaattcaagatgccaaaaattaaaattaataattttttttcttttttttaaagcaatattacaaattgtttttcattttactaaattttacGGCTTATGGTCGAGCTGAAAACTAAAGGAATGTAACTAATTTGAGAGATGTATGACAAGAGTGTTAAATGGAAGCGTTTGAatggtattagaaaaaaaatcaaaatacagggtatgcgaaaagtccttgacacattaaaaaaattcataaaaaatcaacaaattgtcgtatgaatttgcggtttgcaccataattaTTCACAGGTTCaaaagtttttatgacatcgtaaaaaagagGGGGGatggagaagaagaaaaaaaggtattttgcAGTCCCTgtatcagtatatgctatgcttgtaattcttcgtttagtaattttcattcctttttatgcgttttcccatgtcaacataaacgataaaaaagtaacttttaaatcgtttttgctcgcctttttttttcttttttcccctttatttatttatttatttatttattttttacggtGTCATAAAAACTTTTGAACCTGTGAATtattatggtgcaaaccacaaattcatacgacaatttgttggttttctatgaaatCTTTAAATGTGTCACGGAcgtttcggacaccctgtatttgtatattcaaaaaaaattttgccgTTCATAAAAactttgaccattttttacctgtTTTTCTAACTTTGAAGCTCTTTGAAAATATCCTTTCATCGGCCCACCCCAATGGTTAAGGTTTTCTTTAAATTCGGATTGTTGTTAAGCTGTGATGTTACAGTTATATTTCATGGAAACATTTAGTGAAAGAACTTAgtgaaatttcagttttatagccgtgaaaatttccttaattttcaATTAggatttacacatttttttaaaatgaattggaATACACCGCTTTGATCAGTTATGGTTACACTCGCTTAGTTATGGGAATACTAAAAACTGAGACTGGTCATGCTAGTTAAATctaattattttcaggaaatacataagaaagtattcaataatattaaaacatttttctttctcacAATATATAACTAAATTTAAGGTATCTTTGCTAAGTCAAGGCAcactaaaattagaaaataaaaaaccgACAAATTGCTTTCGAAAGGTTCATCTGCACaacagcagaaaaataaataaataaataaatataataaaatgaaaCGGAACAATGCTACTGCTGGTTTTTAGCATGAAACCTAGATAACAATTTTGAGAAAGAATGGTCAGAAAATTAGTCACGGTCGTATGTGATCATAACTAAAATACTTATCTTTAACtgactagttatgggcacatTTGCTAGAGTTATCTTAAATATCTCCATCAATGGCAAACTTAAGATAGAAATTAAACTGCAATAAAACTGCAAATATTAAGATACCCGTCAATATTAGGTCCTTAAAAAAGAAACCCATTGAAAATTTAAGTGCGAAGAAAATTCACAATcggaaaaacattacaaaaacttAAGTTTGGAAAAACGTGTGAGTGTGGATgtctatatatatttatatttgtatgTTCCTGGAAAAGAAGCTATTTTGAGATTCTACTAATAGTGTTCCTGGAATATCGATATCAAACTTGATATTGCACATACAAGACCATTGCTCAGTACGTTTTGGGTACCCATAACGAGTCGTTTTCCCTATGTACATAGATTTGCCAACTACAGAGACAGATGGATACAGAAATAGATGGATTAGATAGATTTAAACAGATAGCTCAGTGCACAGAGACATAgattatggttaaaaaaaaaataggggagggtgggggcacagtgagacgtgaggtacagtgagacaaagctatttttaaaactttttaattattatctgaAAATGATGCTAGGTATCCATAAATCTGCAGCAATCGACCTTGTGGATCCTGGGATATGGAGTTGTTGTTTGTGTTTGCAATCAAATGATCGTTATTTTCTGATTCCACGAAAGCAAAGTTTGTTTCTTGACTCTCGCCTGAAtcgatttataacattttctttaatgaataaaaattagcaaTTTGGTCACTTTCAATGCAGCTAattatcattcaaaacatttaggaaaGGCCATGAACGAATaacttaaaatgttgaattaaaagaaaaaggtgGAGTgggggtacagtgagacagtcGTAGTTGGGGCAGAGTTAGACAGTCTCACTGGGTCCCATCCTGAATTCTAATCCGAAAGGcatgctttttaaatttaatttatgatcTCAGAGTTTTCAACTTGCTGTTTATTTGCTTTAGAGGTAGTTTTACCTCATCAAGTAAGCGAATTAAATCACATAGGACGAAAATAGGGACATATTCTGAAGATTGCATGAGAAATTCATTTGTATCTTACCTTCTGATTCCGAGGAACATTTTAGATAAAGTAAGTCATAATAATCCGTAAATTATAAATGAAACTGATGCAAAAGAACCCTCTTGCTGTAATGTAACAATGAGTGATTTCTTAGATTCTTAGAGTTTCCGAAAGTATCCAAAAAACGAAGAGAGAAAAGGTTAAAGATTAAAGAAAGAGCATAAAAAGGATAAAAGTATCATTTCTAGTGATGAGcctgaaaacaaattttagaagaagaaaacacagaaacaatagaaatgaaaaaaaaatgccaaaaaatagaaaaatgtagttttatttgACACAACTGAggaagtagaaaaattaaaaggcggATCTGATATTTTATCAGACTATGTTAAAATGTGCGAAAATCTATCTTCTGAGTTTAAAGAGTTGGGATAGTGAGACATTTGATGCAGACTTTGAACTGATAGAATTTGCCGTCAAGCAGAAATACTTTTATGCTGGAAGAGTTCTAATGGCAGCTGATAACAATTGAGACTTGTGCAGTTGTTTTTGGCGCAAAAGTAAAACTATTTTGACTATTTTCATTTGACCATCTGTATCAGATGTTGCATTCGCACCGAATAACAGAATTAAATTGTTCATAACAGCTCCTatgaaaagaaataatgcaaaaggaaatcattattttttgtggtttaaaaattaaatatttatttggatgtactatgaaattaatttttttttccagaatgatttaattttgattttaaacgttgATCATATTATGTGTAACCATATATGTTGACTCTCTGCCTTGTATGCTGTCTCACTGTGTCCCGTATGTTGGCTCACTGTACCCCGTGCGTCGTgcacagtgagacaaaattttctgtttcctttttactttcttttacaaaaaaggaagtattgtattcgcgaacaaattttcactaaaaaatcgaccttattccattttgctcacccccgattgaatgttgagggttttttcgactcgaccacacgtggataagtgcctaagaacgtatagacaagcgacaTATCAAtattgacgattcccgagttaattacaacgagttttctcgtgacgtctgtatgtacgtatgtatgtacgtatgtatgtcgcataactcaagaacggcatgtcctagaaagttgaaatttgatacgtagactcctagtggggtctaggtgtgcacctccctttttggttgcattcaggtgtttctaaaggggtcttttgctcctttttgagggggaaatcattgttaatttcgatgtaaactcaaataatgttataatttgtcggacacttggcgatatatcgccagtcttctaattgccaagttttgtcgccaacttggcgattttttttttatttttaaatctgtttcaatttgaccactcttggtgatatttagagagtaaactattgaatcacagttaaattgccagtaatgggaaaataacattaagttggagtaaaaggaagtcatttgatgcacacacatcagctcgttttatattatctcaaaaactttaaatagtagtGAAGTTTCTTGTGTCTCAAAATTTAGTGCACTTAAGCTCCATTACGAATCCACCTTTAAAATTTTCCGATTGACGCAAAGTTTCCAAATATCTGGAATTTTATAGTTTTCGTCTCACTGCGCCCCGCCCTCCCTTATATACTTCAGAGGAAATTATTTAAGCAGCCGAAGGCGGCCTTCAAGGCTTAGAAAatctaaagaaaatttaaaaaaaaaaaaaaaaaaaagagaatgccGGGAGCGATTCGTTGATAAATATAGAATTATTgtggagagaaaaaaatgaataaatgttacCATACGAAGATGCTGAGAATGCATGATATGTATGAACAGGCTGAGGCGTGCCGGCTAATATCTGTCGTTACTTCTTTACTACAATTGCTGCATGTTGTCACTACTGGTTCTGGGCCAAATAGAGGGTGTTGCACCAGCGTCACTGGCCTCACTGAAATAACACAAAGATGTAAATGTTTGGTAAAAGCATTATGTGAAGAGTAAAAACGCTAAATATTAACAGGCCAAACGAATATTTTAGGAAccccatggatttttttttttttttttttttttttttttttaatgttggtgtgatgttttttgttttcattttgcgTCGAACAACTTACCTTTTCACTTTAAGAgagaaaatgaagttaaaattaaaaaaataataataataaataaatatattaaaattaatttaaaaaaaatagtcccGTAGGTTTTTTATTTACCCATtatcatgtatttttgaacttcTTGAGTTTATATCTTGAATTCGTAGAAAAagtgaatttgaaacaaatgttGTGCTGAAAAATATAGTTCTTATTTCacaatctcaaaaacaaaaatccgcatctttttttaaagcactaaatgatttgtttcttaaaaacaatATGTAAAACCTGTGTAAAAACAATgctgtctataaaaatagaccTATCAATAATAAAGTTTTCCATGCTCCCGAAAAATTTCTCACTTATCAAATGTATTATCAGCCTGCCTATAGCGATAATTTCATTTCAGTTGCATTTGTAACGATAATTTATACCTTTTCTACAAAAAGCAAATCTAGTTTGTTTAGTTACTGCTCCTTTTTCCAGCTTAAGAACTACGTTCCGAACACGAGATAACGAAAAATGGAAGAATAGAGCTAAGAATAGATTTCAGGGCAATTGGAGGAAGAGCTAAACTGTACTAGCATTTAAGTGATAAAGGGTTAAATTAACGGAACATAGGGAATTTCATTTTCAGCCACAgctgtttttatgcatttatttatttatttatttcaattttatttatttttttacaaacggaaaatatattgaaaatgttgttagaaaaattaaagagacACAAAACAAAAACGACTGATAGGTTGCGCAACATTTTTACTGCATAAATATGTCCCAACGCTGATAATAACTAAAATGTCCTtttgtaaagggtgtttttttagaggtatggaactttaggttcaaataaaacaccgttaaatgatataaatcgccatgaatttggctttattcgaaagatgattctttgccatttttatttaaatgttatttctGGTATATagccacttcggctggcttggagaacttgtagtccaattttctatcactttttgcagcaatgggggccgtgTGTGAGtaatatgtggcgaatgttcttgtccaaggcgtcaatcgtctgtggcttatcggtgtagatctgagacttcacacagctccacaaaaaatagtccagcgtagttaaatggtatgatctcgcaggccaattcacgggtccattaagcgaaattattcgttcaccgaaagtttctttcaataaatcaattgtgacacgcgctgtgtggcgtgttgcaccgtcctgttgtctattcatgatgaaatggcaaaccaaactaaacacaaaacaagtaacaactatcaaaatggcacacagatcaaacagtgttcccgacttaaagttctatacctctaaaaaaaaaaaaaaaaaaaaaaaaaaaaaaaaaaaaaaaaaaaaaacaccctttagtatGTTGcatgctttcaatttttatttttattcactcGAAATGCTTAAATACAGTTCAATTTTAAATTACAGGAATCAAGCtaggtttttcttaaaattaaaacgcAATATGCATTATGCATAACAAACTGTAAGAGAAAAAGTGTCTGCATGAATGTGTTCAAACCCTCTATGTCGATAACCAGTCAAGTACAACAGTTTTTTAGGCCCCagaaatatcgttatagacaggtttcactgttaTTTGAGTTCTGGTTTGTAAGATGATTAACAGAGTTCAACactaggttgaaaaaaaaaaaactttatcacaGAGAGTGCACTACTTTATTGACTTATCATTTTCACTGTTCTTcagtttgttttcaaaaaaatattaccagTTTTACCAATGTGATTTCTCATGTCTGTGTAATTCGTAGAAAAATAAATCAACCAGGGAGATAACGTATCCACAATTTTCAATTTGTCACTTTCTGTCTGAACTATATAGAAAataattgttgcaataaaaatgtcccaaaattggtttttagaaaaaatgctttACAGAATTTTAACTGCTTACAAATAAGGGTTATTGAGTTAAGCTGTAATAATGATAAAACTTGTAGCCATTCGAAGAAATATTCATAGAAATAGGAAGAAGATTTACAAAATTAGAATCTTTCTATCAACATCAGTCATTTCCTATTTGAATACTTCTGCTGAACACACACTGCATTTTTGTTTGCTTAGGCAAAAAAATTGGTTTATGGGAGGAAAATGATCTTAGTCTAGGactttgttgtaaaaataaagaaaaaaagagcagAGTAAATTTAAGGtgaaataaaacaaacaagcaaactaAAACTAGCAGATCAAGTATTAAGAACttacataaaaatataataatacttAGTTTAAAACGAAACTGGTATGTAAAGACGGGGGAAAATACGTCACTTAATCATCTTCCTGTCTTCTTAGTTTTAGAGAGAATAATTCgaatggaaaatatattttttttctttaagcacatatttgttttataattttgtaaaattttattttaggactTCAACGGTACAAAAATTCATATTCCGTTTTACGTCTTAATTTCATTGCTTAACGAAACTTATAACCAAGCAAAGGTCTGCTTtgagcagtggtgcccaacaatTTTTTCCCCTAGGGACGGACCTCATATTAAAGTCACTCTCTCGGGCAAGAACacatttagaattttaaaaaatttcattattttctgaaaaacatgGGAAAATGCGGAAAATGATagaaaattgcaaataaataattgttGTTGTCAATtatttgatgcttattttatcaaaTGCATGCCTTTCAGAATCCAATTTCTGCATATTTGGCTTCAAATTAGTGTCATTGTCACCAACCGAGGTTTTCGATTTATTAAATTGAACAAAACAACCGGCCATACGGGTAAGTTTCGCTAGCCGGATGTGGCCCGCTgtccgtaggttgggcaccactggccTTATCTGTTTAAACTTTCGAtcttaaatgtgaaaataaaaagacGTCGTCAATCTGTGGTTGGTGTTTCAAATTTATCATCTGGTGGTGACCATggtcgtgcacagaaattttggggcccgtcacaaatgaccttCACTGCTCCCTCCAAATAGTTTTCCCATACGTCCCtatatatatttcacccctcattttaaaaacctcaggccctcttcaggctcggacccGGGCAAACAGGTGTCCCTTTTCGCCCTCCC
Encoded proteins:
- the LOC129224199 gene encoding cell death-inducing p53-target protein 1-like isoform X2, coding for MATVRPVTLVQHPLFGPEPVVTTCSNCSKEVTTDISRHASACSYISCILSIFVCFPCFWIPLVCPWFMDTIHSCPNCKETMGIYSRFN
- the LOC129224199 gene encoding cell death-inducing p53-target protein 1-like isoform X1; the encoded protein is MSQNVLFHHRRFLSGMEKDTSVRPVTLVQHPLFGPEPVVTTCSNCSKEVTTDISRHASACSYISCILSIFVCFPCFWIPLVCPWFMDTIHSCPNCKETMGIYSRFN